One Brassica napus cultivar Da-Ae chromosome C2, Da-Ae, whole genome shotgun sequence DNA window includes the following coding sequences:
- the LOC111213691 gene encoding glutathione S-transferase L1, whose protein sequence is MALSHILVEDRQVPLDATSNLPTLFDGTTRLYISYTCPFAQRVWITRNLKGLQENIKLVPIDLPNRPAWFKEKVNPANKVPALEHNGKIMGESLDLIKYVDRNFEGPSLYPLDPEKRDFGEDMLKNVDTTFSKVVFGSFKGDPAKDTAPVFDHLENALQKFDDGPFFLGDLSLVDVAYIPFVQRFQVFLGEVFKYDITAGRPKLAAWIEEMNKMVAYTQTITDSEYVINFFKKFM, encoded by the exons ATGGCTTTATCTCATAT TTTGGTAGAAGATCGTCAAGTTCCTCTTGATGCTACCTCCAATCTACCTACTTTATTCGACGGAACCACAcg GTTGTACATAAGCTATACTTGCCCATTTGCACAACGTGTTTGGATTACAAGAAACCTCAAG GGTCTGCAAGAGAATATCAAATTGGTTCCTATAGACCTTCCTAATAGACCAGCTTGGTTCAAGGAGAAAGTGAATCCTGCAAACAAG GTACCTGCACTTGAACACAATGGCAAAATCATGGGGGAGAGTCTAGATTTAATCAAATATGTGGATAGAAATTTCGAGGGTCCTTCACTTTACCCCCTG gatCCTGAAAAGAGAGACTTTGGTGAAGACATGTTGAAAAATGTTGATACAACATTCAGTAAAGTTGTGTTTGGCTCTTTCAAAGGTGACCCGGCTAAAGATACGG CACCGGTCTTCGATCACTTGGAAAATGCTTTACAAAAGTTTGATGATGGCCCATTCTTCCTCGGCGACCTTAGCTTG GTTGATGTCGCATATATCCCGTTCGTTCAACGATTTCAAGTCTTCCTTGGCGAAGTTTTCAAGTACGATATTACTGCTGGACGTCCAAAACTAGCTGCTTGGATTGAG GAAATGAATAAGATGGTCGCATATACGCAGACCATAACCGACTCGGAATATGTCATCAACTTTTTCAAAAAGTTCATG TAA